Proteins encoded together in one Thermoplasmatales archaeon BRNA1 window:
- a CDS encoding Biotin synthase-related enzyme, with translation MDSVSDILGFIRAGGTADRSQIETLLNAEGKDKELLYENAREVRDRQFGDRVFAYGFVYFSTYCHNNCTFCYYRRTNQIDRYRKTPDEIVDLAMDLKEEGIDLVDLTMGEDDHMYADNYSELIDIVSRVSSLGINVMVSPGAVKQEAFPKLKEAGADFFAVYQETHNRELYDRLRLQQDFDFRYNQREWAHDAGMLAEDGLLVGVGETISDIADSIIKMGKQGCEQVRAMTFVPQAGTPLQDLTPVGSDRELKAIAVMRMLYPERFIPATLDVEGISGMKDRLDAGASTITSIVVPRRHLAGVAQPEKDIESGGRSVQHVFDLIDQMGKKIATQNEFSHIIADLEAKLARSRHLT, from the coding sequence GTGGACAGCGTGAGCGACATCCTCGGATTCATCCGCGCCGGAGGAACGGCGGACAGGTCCCAGATAGAGACCCTTCTGAACGCCGAGGGGAAGGACAAGGAGCTCCTCTACGAGAACGCCCGCGAGGTCAGGGACAGGCAGTTCGGGGACAGGGTCTTCGCATACGGCTTCGTCTACTTCTCCACCTACTGCCACAACAACTGCACTTTCTGCTACTATCGCCGCACCAACCAGATCGACCGCTACAGGAAGACCCCCGACGAGATCGTGGACCTGGCGATGGACCTGAAGGAGGAGGGCATCGACCTCGTCGACCTCACCATGGGCGAGGACGACCACATGTACGCCGACAACTACAGCGAGCTCATCGACATCGTGTCGAGGGTGAGCAGTCTCGGCATCAACGTCATGGTGTCCCCCGGAGCCGTGAAACAGGAGGCTTTCCCCAAGCTGAAGGAGGCCGGGGCGGACTTCTTCGCGGTCTACCAGGAGACGCACAACCGCGAGCTCTACGACAGGCTGAGGCTGCAGCAGGACTTCGACTTCAGGTACAACCAGAGAGAGTGGGCCCACGATGCGGGGATGCTCGCCGAGGACGGTCTGCTCGTGGGTGTGGGGGAGACCATCTCAGACATTGCCGACTCCATCATCAAGATGGGGAAGCAGGGATGCGAGCAGGTCCGCGCCATGACCTTCGTGCCCCAGGCGGGAACCCCGCTGCAGGACCTGACCCCGGTCGGCTCCGACAGGGAGCTCAAGGCCATCGCCGTCATGAGGATGCTGTACCCCGAGAGGTTCATCCCCGCCACCCTCGACGTGGAGGGAATCAGCGGGATGAAGGACCGCCTCGATGCAGGTGCCAGCACCATCACCTCCATCGTCGTGCCCCGCAGGCACCTCGCGGGAGTGGCCCAGCCCGAGAAGGACATCGAGTCCGGAGGACGCTCGGTGCAGCACGTCTTCGACCTCATCGACCAGATGGGAAAGAAGATCGCCACCCAGAACGAGTTCTCCCATATCATCGCCGATCTCGAGGCAAAGCTCGCCAGGAGCAGGCATCTCACCTGA
- a CDS encoding Isocitrate/isopropylmalate dehydrogenase: MSYKKVLILPGDGCGPAVIQAAERVINAAAPMVDLIHGEIGRSAYEHTADVLPVETEDMIADCDSILCGHVDVSGMNVRDPVLSILRHTNMYAEMSEFYPLSKSVGNRNMDIAIIGPNTRVNQMVSEMESLEGVDADYFTSSDDTEKFFEKSVTLCEAKKKSKVALVTDSELLPTTIEMYRNIFQKVFAATEFQTSMMQSTDATCLLAEHPGEVEILIAGPFSGPFLRGEASGMNGGRGLMARAFIGEDMAMYMPDTCPMRTDNRIENPTSAILASALLLLNLGFEQAHDNIVMADSKGGPRDVPPRKDHARRGRQEDSQGLHGRGHRIHQLTLKGYHGRRRTPLGSRGSA, translated from the coding sequence ATGTCGTACAAGAAAGTCCTCATCCTTCCCGGAGACGGCTGCGGGCCGGCAGTCATACAGGCTGCCGAGCGCGTCATCAACGCCGCCGCGCCCATGGTGGACCTCATCCACGGGGAGATCGGACGTTCCGCGTACGAGCATACCGCGGACGTGCTCCCGGTGGAGACCGAGGACATGATCGCGGACTGCGATTCCATACTGTGCGGCCATGTGGACGTCTCGGGGATGAACGTCAGGGACCCCGTCCTTTCCATCCTCAGGCACACCAACATGTACGCCGAGATGAGCGAGTTCTACCCCCTCAGCAAGAGCGTGGGCAACAGGAACATGGACATCGCAATCATCGGCCCCAACACCCGCGTGAACCAGATGGTATCCGAAATGGAGTCCCTGGAAGGGGTGGACGCCGACTACTTCACCAGTTCGGACGACACCGAGAAGTTCTTCGAGAAATCGGTGACCCTCTGCGAGGCCAAGAAGAAGAGCAAGGTCGCCCTCGTCACCGACAGCGAGCTCCTCCCGACGACCATCGAGATGTACCGCAACATCTTCCAGAAGGTGTTCGCGGCCACGGAGTTCCAGACGAGCATGATGCAGAGCACCGATGCGACCTGCCTGCTCGCGGAGCATCCCGGCGAGGTGGAGATACTGATCGCCGGACCGTTCTCCGGACCCTTCCTCAGGGGAGAAGCATCGGGAATGAACGGCGGGCGCGGCCTCATGGCGAGGGCATTCATCGGCGAGGACATGGCGATGTACATGCCCGACACCTGCCCGATGCGCACTGACAACAGGATCGAGAACCCCACGTCCGCGATCCTCGCATCGGCCCTCCTGCTCCTGAACCTCGGGTTCGAGCAGGCACACGACAACATAGTAATGGCGGATAGTAAGGGCGGTCCGCGAGATGTACCGCCTCGGAAAGATCACGCCCGACGTGGGCGGCAAGAAGACTCCCAAGGACTTCACGGACGGGGTCATAGAATTCATCAACTCACACTGAAGGGATATCATGGAAGACGCAGGACACCGCTCGGCAGTAGAGGCAGCGCTTAA
- a CDS encoding Uroporphyrinogen-III decarboxylase yields the protein MEDAGHRSAVEAALKFEKQDRTPVNNFALVTASRSAGYLVKDTRFNPEMSARVSVDYAMKTKSDFVKPILDSQMVFADLGMDVSFADDDYGRVRSVLVHDAEEIDDLAFFDPNAAKECPNFDLCIMQALRETARIIPEDLHICGLAWGPITTAGYLLGVENLIMDLLMEGDLAPKLIDKSARFVGEQQVAMGRAGQTLMWMADPTASEDIIAPDMFHFAADGVKTAVSMYKKEFANPAFLHICGNTKDVIPMVAETGADCLSFDHAVDPAVAKAQADGKIALMGNIDPVKYLMMGTPEQVTEQSYRVIRECGMDSGLILAPGCETPISSPDANVIAMGDAGRNFWKKN from the coding sequence ATGGAAGACGCAGGACACCGCTCGGCAGTAGAGGCAGCGCTTAAGTTCGAGAAACAGGACAGGACCCCGGTCAACAACTTCGCCCTGGTCACCGCCAGCAGGAGCGCCGGGTACCTCGTGAAGGACACCCGCTTCAACCCGGAGATGTCCGCCAGGGTGTCCGTGGACTATGCCATGAAGACCAAGTCCGACTTCGTGAAGCCCATCCTGGACTCCCAGATGGTGTTCGCGGACCTCGGCATGGACGTGAGTTTCGCCGACGACGACTACGGTAGGGTCAGGTCCGTCCTCGTGCACGATGCCGAGGAGATCGACGACCTCGCCTTCTTCGACCCCAACGCCGCCAAGGAATGCCCCAACTTCGACCTCTGCATAATGCAGGCCCTGAGGGAGACCGCCAGGATCATCCCCGAGGACCTCCACATCTGCGGACTCGCCTGGGGACCAATCACCACCGCGGGATACCTCCTCGGGGTGGAGAACCTCATCATGGACCTCCTGATGGAGGGAGACCTCGCACCCAAGCTCATCGATAAAAGTGCCAGATTCGTCGGGGAGCAGCAGGTCGCCATGGGAAGGGCAGGTCAGACCCTCATGTGGATGGCCGACCCCACCGCCTCCGAGGACATCATAGCGCCCGACATGTTCCACTTCGCCGCGGACGGCGTCAAGACCGCCGTCTCCATGTACAAGAAGGAGTTCGCCAACCCCGCGTTCCTCCACATCTGCGGAAACACCAAGGATGTCATCCCCATGGTCGCCGAGACCGGCGCGGACTGCCTCAGCTTCGACCACGCGGTGGATCCCGCGGTCGCCAAGGCGCAGGCCGACGGGAAGATCGCCCTCATGGGAAACATCGACCCCGTGAAGTACCTCATGATGGGGACCCCCGAGCAGGTCACCGAGCAGTCGTACAGGGTCATCCGCGAGTGCGGAATGGACTCCGGGCTCATCCTCGCCCCCGGATGCGAGACCCCGATCTCGTCCCCCGATGCCAACGTCATCGCCATGGGAGATGCGGGAAGGAACTTCTGGAAGAAGAACTGA
- a CDS encoding DNA-directed RNA polymerase, subunit E'', with translation MAAARIVYKACKDCQFITEDDVCPRCGGATSKDWQGMVAIADFEKSEIAKKMGITANGTYALKVR, from the coding sequence ATGGCCGCCGCAAGGATCGTATACAAGGCCTGCAAGGACTGCCAGTTCATCACCGAGGACGACGTCTGCCCCCGCTGCGGCGGAGCGACATCCAAGGACTGGCAGGGAATGGTCGCCATCGCGGACTTCGAGAAGTCCGAGATCGCGAAGAAGATGGGCATCACCGCCAACGGGACGTATGCCCTGAAGGTCCGCTGA
- a CDS encoding DNA-directed RNA polymerase (rpoE), archaeal and eukaryotic form, whose translation MYMTTEVQRIVRIPPSRLGENIDEVVGPIACETFEGKLGEDKSIAVLVSDVRTDGAPGRIVHGDGAVYQPVTFKQLVFKPKENELIEGTVVEILSFGAFVRFGPLDALLHVSQIMNDRVDADLANQRLIGKDTGRYLAVGDRVRARITSIELNEKNPDDSKIGLTMRQAGLGKLEWIEEDERKAKKGGDE comes from the coding sequence ATGTACATGACAACTGAAGTCCAGAGGATCGTGCGCATCCCTCCTTCCAGGCTCGGAGAGAACATCGACGAGGTCGTCGGACCCATCGCCTGCGAGACCTTCGAGGGAAAGCTCGGAGAGGATAAGTCCATAGCCGTGCTCGTCAGCGACGTCAGGACCGACGGGGCTCCCGGACGCATCGTCCACGGGGACGGAGCGGTCTACCAGCCCGTCACCTTCAAGCAGCTCGTCTTCAAACCCAAGGAGAACGAGCTGATCGAGGGCACCGTCGTGGAGATCCTGTCCTTCGGTGCATTCGTGAGGTTCGGCCCCCTCGACGCTCTGCTGCACGTCAGCCAGATCATGAACGACCGCGTGGATGCCGACCTCGCCAACCAGAGACTCATAGGGAAGGATACCGGAAGGTACCTTGCCGTCGGCGACCGCGTCAGGGCCAGGATCACCAGCATCGAGCTCAACGAGAAGAACCCCGACGACTCCAAGATCGGACTGACCATGAGGCAGGCCGGACTCGGGAAACTGGAGTGGATCGAGGAGGACGAGCGCAAGGCCAAGAAGGGCGGTGACGAGTGA
- a CDS encoding Membrane transporter of cations and cationic drugs, with protein MSPWIWIALGGIFEATWAVTLSMSGHFTVPLWTATTITVNFVSIWFLNKGLKQGTKPGSSYAVWTGCGTIFSTIAGILIFDETMSLTEVLFLGILLTGVLMMQFVDDSSKKSQE; from the coding sequence ATGAGCCCTTGGATCTGGATCGCCCTCGGGGGAATATTCGAGGCCACCTGGGCGGTCACCCTCAGCATGTCGGGGCACTTCACCGTCCCGCTCTGGACCGCCACCACCATCACGGTCAACTTCGTCAGCATCTGGTTCCTGAACAAGGGGCTGAAGCAGGGCACCAAGCCCGGCAGCAGTTATGCCGTGTGGACGGGGTGCGGAACGATATTCTCCACGATAGCGGGCATACTGATCTTCGACGAGACCATGTCCCTCACGGAGGTCCTCTTCCTCGGGATCCTGCTCACGGGCGTCCTGATGATGCAGTTCGTGGACGACTCTTCCAAAAAGAGCCAGGAGTGA
- a CDS encoding SSU ribosomal protein S27AE produces the protein MAKGEKKAAVQKRELYGEDGKPKDGRKFCPKCGPGVFLAVHSDRLSCGKCGYTEKKE, from the coding sequence ATGGCAAAAGGTGAGAAGAAGGCAGCCGTGCAGAAGAGGGAACTCTACGGAGAGGACGGGAAGCCCAAGGATGGACGCAAGTTCTGCCCCAAGTGCGGACCCGGAGTCTTCCTCGCTGTCCACTCGGACAGGCTTTCCTGCGGAAAGTGCGGATACACCGAGAAGAAAGAGTGA
- a CDS encoding Deoxyhypusine synthase — MVSKSEKTKMQQELEKIPVKDIKVKKGMTVDEMLKAMGRAGGFTAQKLSDATDIVEKMAKDKKCLRILSFPACIMATGTRGVLVDMVKNKMVDVIITTCGCLDHDLSRLYAAYYKGDFMMDDAMLRANEVSRLGNVLVPDSCYGAVLEDNLLPMFDEIFACEEARKYDKVISLSTSEIIDKVGEQIANVPGHEDSLLYWAHVNGVKVVVPGITDGSFGCQLWQYYQFHRNLRIDLFGDEQMLNEMITNEAEHTGAIIIGGGISKHHVIWWNQFRGGLDYCIYLTTAEEYDGSLSGARIREAVSWGKVKKNAKKMTVEGDATITLPLIWAGVVNRLF; from the coding sequence ATGGTCTCTAAATCCGAGAAAACCAAAATGCAGCAGGAACTGGAGAAAATCCCCGTCAAGGACATCAAGGTCAAGAAGGGGATGACCGTCGACGAGATGCTCAAGGCCATGGGCAGGGCGGGAGGATTTACCGCCCAGAAGCTCTCCGACGCCACCGACATCGTCGAGAAGATGGCCAAGGACAAGAAGTGCCTCAGGATCCTCTCCTTCCCCGCATGCATCATGGCGACCGGAACCCGCGGAGTCCTCGTCGACATGGTGAAGAACAAGATGGTCGACGTCATCATCACCACCTGCGGATGCCTGGACCACGACCTTTCCCGTCTCTACGCCGCCTACTACAAGGGCGACTTCATGATGGACGACGCCATGCTCAGGGCAAACGAGGTCTCCCGTCTCGGGAACGTCCTCGTCCCCGACTCCTGCTACGGGGCCGTCCTGGAGGACAACCTCCTCCCCATGTTCGACGAGATCTTCGCCTGCGAGGAGGCCCGCAAGTACGACAAGGTCATCTCCCTCAGCACCTCCGAGATCATCGACAAGGTCGGAGAGCAGATCGCCAACGTCCCCGGACACGAGGACAGCCTGCTCTACTGGGCGCATGTGAACGGCGTGAAGGTCGTCGTCCCCGGGATCACCGACGGATCCTTCGGATGCCAGCTATGGCAGTACTACCAGTTCCACAGGAACCTCAGGATCGACCTCTTCGGCGACGAGCAGATGCTCAACGAGATGATCACCAACGAGGCCGAGCACACCGGCGCCATCATCATCGGAGGAGGAATCTCCAAGCACCACGTCATCTGGTGGAACCAGTTCCGCGGAGGACTGGACTACTGCATCTACCTGACCACCGCCGAGGAGTACGACGGTTCCCTGTCCGGAGCCAGGATCAGGGAGGCCGTCTCCTGGGGTAAGGTCAAGAAGAACGCCAAGAAGATGACCGTCGAGGGAGATGCTACCATCACCCTCCCCCTCATCTGGGCCGGCGTAGTCAACAGGCTGTTCTGA
- a CDS encoding Ribosomal protein S24E has product MKMEIQEQKENVLQGRTEVHFLVDHDKESTPGRHAVAEELAKKFNTKRELVIIDSLDSMYGVGKTLGYAKIYKDVATAKKFENDYLLKRNGYQDKPAEEAPSE; this is encoded by the coding sequence ATGAAAATGGAGATCCAGGAACAGAAAGAGAACGTCCTTCAGGGAAGGACCGAAGTCCACTTCCTCGTGGACCACGACAAGGAGAGCACCCCCGGCAGGCACGCCGTCGCCGAGGAGCTCGCGAAGAAGTTCAACACCAAGAGGGAACTCGTCATCATCGACTCTCTCGACTCCATGTACGGAGTCGGAAAGACCCTCGGCTACGCGAAGATCTACAAGGACGTCGCCACCGCCAAGAAGTTCGAGAACGACTACCTCCTGAAGAGGAACGGATACCAGGACAAGCCCGCAGAAGAGGCACCCTCGGAGTGA
- a CDS encoding Membrane transporter of cations and cationic drugs produces the protein MDMGMVWIFIGGIFETLWVTCLTKSSMTTGWTRRIWFVLFFICSVGSIFFLGLGMDGMNIGVAYAIWTAVGATITLVVSRVLFKEQLNKGKILAVFLILTGIIGLELAGGLA, from the coding sequence ATGGACATGGGAATGGTTTGGATATTCATCGGGGGCATATTCGAGACCCTTTGGGTGACATGTCTCACCAAGTCCTCCATGACCACGGGCTGGACGCGCAGGATATGGTTCGTCCTGTTCTTCATCTGCAGCGTCGGCAGCATCTTCTTCCTCGGACTGGGGATGGACGGCATGAACATCGGCGTCGCGTACGCCATCTGGACCGCCGTAGGGGCCACGATAACACTAGTCGTGAGCAGGGTGCTGTTCAAGGAGCAGCTCAACAAGGGCAAGATCCTCGCGGTCTTCCTGATCCTGACGGGCATAATCGGTCTGGAACTGGCAGGAGGTCTCGCATGA